The sequence CTCTCATTGGCCAAACCCAACCAGGATCCCAAGGGCAAGGGGGCCCTTTGATGCAGTCCAGAGCCCAACCACCTGGGACACAAAGTAGGTTGGAAAATAGTAGAGAGAAGTTCTGGAGAGGCAAACAAAGAGAGCTTGCACAGAAAGGAAGTTACTCAACCCAGACtaggggcagagagagagggtATGTCTCCCAGTGAGGACAGCTGTATGGAGGAAGACTTTTCCAGGCAGAAGGGTGATGGTGTGCTAAGGCACAGGCATATGAGAGACACGTATTCAGGAAGCCACAAGAAATCTAGTATAGCTGAAATTAGGGGACAGGGAGAGGAATGGTCAGAGATGGGACCAGAGGTTTGGAGGAGAGAATAGGGCTCTTTAATCATGCGGGCCTCCTGTGTGGTGGTGAGAGTTTGAAAAGCAATGGGGGCTgagcccggtggctcatgcctgtaatcccagcactttgggaggccaaggcaggtggatcacctgaggtcgggagttcgagaccagcctaacatggagaaaccctgtctctactaaaaatacaacattagccaggcatggtggtacatgcctgtaatcccagctactcaggaggctgaggcaggagaatcgcttgaactcaggaggctaaggttgcggtgagctgagatcgtgccattgcactccagcctgggcaacaagagcaaaactgcgtctcaaaaaaagaaaagaaaaagaaaaaaaaaaaaaagcaatggtaaaGTAGAAAGTGACAAGAGACTTGCATATTAAAAAGATTACATGACTCAATCAGCCTTGTGGAGAATGAATTAAAGACAGATGAGGATACTTACAGCAATCCAGTGAGTGATGGTTGGGGGCAGGAACCAATAGGTCATCTTGCAAACATCAAAGAGGATTTAGCTCTGAGACATACTGAAAAGTTGAAAGGGCCTGGTGACCAACTGGGTGATGAAAAGAAGTATTGGGTTAAATTTTCCATTTATGAAAAATGGAGATTTAGAGCTGCATGTTTTAATGCAGCTGAAACTGAGCACGATCACTATTTGGGTCTGGATAATTCATTGTTGTGATGGGCTGTCCTGTACATTCTAGGATGTTTAGCACCCATTGTTTCTACCCACTGGATGTCAATTGCACCACTGTTCCCCTATCAtggcaatcaaaaatgtctctagatatTGCCAGATGTCCTCTAGGAGACAAAGGGCAAAATCATCCAAGTTGAGAACTGCCAACTTGGAAGAAAATGGGTTCAGTACTGGACACATTGAGTTTGGGGTACTTGTGAGACATGTGAGAGGAGATGTCCACATCAGATAAGACTTGGGCTTATGGATTTGGTGCCCAAAGCAATGGTCTGGGCTGGTAACTTGGACTTAGGAATTATCAGCATATAACTGACCTGTATTACACAATGGCCTGAAATATAAGCACAATACACATTTACCACACCATAACTTCTCAAACTCTCCTCTTCAGTGAAATGCTCCCAACTGCTTTTCCCTCTTGTTGACTTTTATGTCAAGCTACATAGAATGGGAAAAGAGGGGCCAGGAGGTGGTAGGGGCGACCAGATATTGGATTGAGCTACTCTAAGCATCAAGTTTAAGAGATGGAGATTTGAGATCAGTGAGTACTTGAAGCTTGTCCTGGCTCATAATCCTGTTGTCTTTGTCTCTTATCAAGGCCTTTGCATTGCTCTGGCATCTTCTCTTAGCCCCTGTAGTTGGTATTTAGTTAGAAAGATCTGGAATTCTTAGAACATTGATAACGTCTTATAACATGGTATAAacctttttttattatataacaaTACTCTGTGATGGAGAGACTATATCCTTGATGCTGAGAACTTTGGAGAACGCTCACCTGTTAATTTTGTcaatcataaaagaaaagaacCCCTAGGAAGAGCATAAAGGTACCTGATGAGACCCCTAGTGGCAAATATCTCCTAAAAAGGGATGAGAGTCAATGTTCAAGTTCATTTCTACCAACCTGAGTGATGGCTCTCTTGCTATGATGTAGTTACAGCAGGTGGTGGAGCAAATATCTCATTAGGCAGATTCTGGGCAATAGGTGAAGAGGGGATTCTGGCATCTATGATGATGAAATATAATAGTGGCAGGCTCAGACTACAAACTTTTTTGAGCGCTTTCTATTTGCCAACTGCTTCTGTGCACATTAATGAAGGCAAGCGCAACTTCAGTTTATTCCACAAGATAAGGTATTTGTAAACAATCATCCCCTAATGCGACATATTTATTCAATGGCTAACAAGCTTTCTGAATATATTCACTGAGGAAGAATAAGCCAATTGTTCATCAGATTTGAGCATCTGTATCCTCCCTAAACTTGAATCCTCCATGATGCCTCTTGAAGTAACCCAAACAGATGTGCATCAGAAAATAAGCTGAAGATAAACAGCTGTTTCTATATTATACCCAGAATCAACAGTAAATTCCACTTGATGTAAATCAGCCTGTAGCGATCTAATGAAGCTTAGCTATTCAGTGGGGTTTCAGTTTGAATTTGGGATTGCCACTGAAAAAATGTCAGCAGCAGTGttgtcagtttcttttttcttttcttttcttttcttttttttttttgagatggagtctcactgttatcgcctgggctagagtgcagtggcgcaatctcaactcatgcaacctccgcctcttgggttcaagcaattctcttgcctcagcctcccgagtagctgggattacaggcacatgccaccacacccggctaatttttgtatttttagtagagacgggtttctgccatgttggccaggctggtcttgatctcctgacctcaggtgatctgcctgcctgggcctcccaaagtgctgggattacaggcatgagccaagtgTTGTCAGTTCCTATCGTGGAACCTACACGTATTCAGATATGCAGCAATGGTGACAGACAACAGTAAATAAACCATGTGTATATAATAAGCATGAAAATGTGAAATTTCCTTTGACAATCATATCTTCCCTCCAAAGAActtagttttttttcccccttaagtTTCACTAGGTGTTTACCCTTAAAAAACTCATCAGTTGCAGTTggacagactttttttctgtatttttcttggtCTCCTCCCCAACCCTCTTACTTACGACTGTATTATTCtgctaggactgccataacaaaatgccacagactgggtggcttcaacaacagaagtttatcaacagaagtttattttttcacaCCTTTGGGGGCtgaaagcccaagatcaaggtgtttgcagggttggtttctcctgaggcccctctcctcggcttgcagatggccaccttctcactatgtcctcatGTGGCCTCTCTGTGTGCCTTGCACCtaagtgtctcttcctcttcctagGACACCAGtcctaggccgggtgcagtggctcatgcctgtaatcccagcactctgggaggccgaggcaggtggatcacctgaggtcaggagtttgagaccagcctggccaacatggtgaaaccccgtctctactaaaaatacaaaaaattagccaggtgttgtggtgcatgcctgtaatcccagctactcagaaggctagggcatgaaaattgcttgagcctgggaggcaggggttgcagtgagctgagatcatgccactgtactccagcatgggtgacagagcaaggctccgtctcaaaaaaaaaaaaaaaaaaaaaagggaataaaaggaTACCAGTCCTACAGGATTAGGGTTCCATtcttatgacttcatttaaccaTAATCACTTCTTTAAAGGTCTTATTTCCAATTACAGTCACATTAGGGGTTAGagctccaacatatgaattttacacAATTCAATCCACAACAGGTACCACCTGTATTCTATCTCTTTCTTCACTCTCCCCACCACCACTCTGTCTCTATTCTCAGGCAGGAGTATTATAGATGCATTTCCATTACTTGTAAACATGTACACTTTTGTTAAAGGGTTAGATGCATTTAAGTTGGGCATCAGGCCACAGGCCAGGAAAGAAGTTTAGTCTCTACCGCTAGGCAAAGTCATAGAgctcaggagagaaaaagagttagagttcccaggttatacagatcagaaagcaaGCAGCAGGATAATGTGATgagattataattttaaatccaGAGATAGAAAAGTAAAGGAAGTTTCTTTCACCTTCCTGTCATGGATATGACCCTTTCTTTATTCAAAAGTACCAAAAAGATAGgctaggtatggtggttcacgccttttatcccagtgctttaggaggctgaggtgggaggattgcttgaggccaggagtttgagaccagcctgggcaacgtggcaagaccccacctctactaaaaacatacaaaataagcCAAGTGTggggtgcgcacctgtagtctcagctacttgggaggctgaggtgggaggagatcacttgagcccaggaggttgagaatacagtgaactatgatcataccactgcactctagcctgggtaagagactgagaccctcatctccaaaaaaacaaacaaacaacaacaaaaaaaataaaaaacaaaacaacaacaacagcaaaagaacaattatatgtacatataagaTAACAAGAGAAATGCCATATTCTTGTTATGAAGTCTCCTCAAGTTTCTCATGGAGATTTATTTGGATGGGCATAGCCTACCTCCCAGAGTAAAGTTTGGGTATCTCTCTCAGGTAGGCATCTCCGATGGCCTAGAATCCATTCCCAGTGGCCTGGCATTGGGTAAAGAGGGGGTGCTGCCTGGAGTGCTGCCAGTGGGCCACAGCATCACCCCAATGCTCCAGGCCAAAACTCTCCATCACAGGCTAGTGTCGACCAGCTGCCCAGGCTGTTGAAGCACCTGCTTCCTCCTGTTGATAGcattcagaattttcttcctggGACCCAGCTGCATTTGTATGCTCTGAAGGTCCTCATCAGAGCAGAGCAGCAGAGCTTCTAGATCAATCTGCTCTCTCTTGAAGATAGGCAGGAATTCTTCCAGGTGCTGAGACAGCAAGAACACTTCCAGGGGCGTGGCATCGACCACATCTTCCTCCCACTCCACTTCATCCTCATCCCACGGCAGATCATCTTTTAGGCCgttttcctctccctcttcatCAGCTGCACCCTCATCAGCCTCTAACGCTccttgtctttgaagcaattcaCTGGGCAGTTTAAAACCCAACTCCCTCTTGCTATCTGAGATGTCTTCAGGACTCGATATCCTGTTCCTTCTAAAAACAATACTTCCTAGACCTGGACGATTGAGAATGGATTCATGGTGCACACTGCTGTCCTCCTCTGCTGACAACTGGAGCTTCTCTTTGAAGTCCCCTGAGAACgagtcttcctcttcctctctgaaCACTTCCATCACGTTCCTCTGCCCACTTCTGCCTTCTTTCCCCACCTGTTCTGCTGTATCTTTGTTCTTCTTGAACTTGATCTTGAAAGTGTCTTTAATGCCCTTAGATAGTGACCCGAATGTGCCAGGAGCAGAAGCATTTGAAGGGGATGATCTGGAGAAGGTACCCTTGGAAGAAGAGAGAGTCCCAGATTCCTCCTTGCTGTAGGTGCGGGCCATCTTATTTTGGTGCTTCTCCTGGAGCCTCTCACACTCTTTGATCTGCCTCCTGGCATTCTTCTGAGCCTGCTCCTTCAGCCTGGTGACCTTCTTGGGGTTCATGATGTTCTGTGCAGTGGCAGCCTTGTCCAGGAGAGCAACACATTCTTTCTGCTCCCTGCTGGCAGCAGCATCCAGTGGAGTCTGTAAGTCATTATCCAGGGCAAAGATGTTGGCACCAAAGTTGACTAGGAATGAGACGCAGTGGGCATGGCCATTGGAGGCTGCAAAATGTAGAGGAGTGTTTCCCCAGATGTCACACCTATCAGGGTCCCCTCTAgaagagagagcaagaaaaaaaaatacatgttggaCTTATGTTCTCTGAACACAGGcccaaaaaatcaaaacaaaaataaagaacaaaaggcACGTTAATGCAAACATGTTCATCCTGACTTGACATTGTTATAAGATACTGGCTGCAAGTCCAATTATCTTAGAACTGTCCCATCTTAAAACCACATGGCCAGAAACAGAGCCCTTCTCTACCCTGTGTCTCCTTTtcgtttgtttcttttgttttgttttgagacaggttctcactctatctcccaggctggagtggaatggtgtgatcacagctcattggcAGCCTTGACCTACAATGGGAGGCTCAGTTGattctccctgctcagcctcctgagtcgctgagaatacaggcatgcaccatcatacctagctaattctttgtagagacagggtttcaccatgttgcccaggctggtcacaaactcctggactcaagccatctgctcgccttggcgtcccaaattgttgggattacaggtataagccaccacgcccagctgtgtCTCCTTTTTACAAGAGAGAAAAACTTACTAAGAAATTCTCCAGCCAAACAACTTTCTTGTCTCATTGGCCAGCACTGGGTTACACACCTAAGAGATGGGAAACATAGTATTGTGTTTAACTTAGATCAATTAGATTTTGCCCTGAAACTAGGGATAGGATTGTTCAATGGCtcatcaagaaaataataaaatcaaaatccTAATTTGCAGCATgtgccaatttctgtggtgtaaatacatCCACCATGGcaaatttcaagctaccaatgtgacATCACTGGACACAGAGTTTGGAAGAGATACACAGTAGCATACCATTATCAACTATTTTCCCCATGTAGATATAATGGACATGAATTATCTTAAGAGATAGGTAAGAgtgaaatgtattaaaataaggAGAAAGTGAGACTTTTGTGttcctttttaatataatttgttaaattataagtttatataatttttttctttttttttttgagatgaagtcttgctctgtcacccaggctagagtgcagtggtgtgatctcggctcactgcaacctccacctcccaggttcaagcaattctcccacctcagtctcccgagtagctgggactacaggcacccgccactccacccagctaatttttgtatttttagtagagacggggtttcaccatgttggtcaggctggtctcaaactcctgacctcaggtgatccaccagcctcagcctgccaaagtgttgggattacagttgtgagccaccatgcccagcctgtaattttatttttaagaatggcTATGTTCTCAGAAGCTCAGGCTTACAGTaacctatgattgcaccactgtactacagcctgggcaacacagaaagaccctgccttaaaaaaaaaaaaaggctaggctcagtggctcatgcctgtaatcccagcactgggaggctgaggtgggagatttgcttgaggccaggcattcaagacccacctgggaaACATAGAAAGACCTGtctccattaatttttttaaaataaaaataaaaagtaaaaaagaatggtTATGTTTAGCTGTCAAACTttctaaaatttagaaataactccTGACAAGCTGGTTCCTGCATGCTACTGCTACCCTCCTGAATTGAGTCACATGTGGGGAAATAAATAACTGAACCAAACTCAGTCCCCATcagcaggaaagaagaaagaaatggatgTTGGGGAGGTAGCAAACAGTGTCTGTTATAAACATTATTCATTAAAAGGGCATTACATCTCTATTTATTCCTCAACTTACTTCCATGACTACAGGTTCATATAAGTGTGTCATTCTACAAGAGTTTAACCCTAATGGGGATATGATTAGATGGTATTAAGGCCAGAAACCCAATTCCTGGCACAGAACAGGGACATAGTAGGTGCTCCAGTATTTGAGGAATGAATGAAAATCTACTGGAATCCTGCCCAAGGCAGCAAACCCTCCTCTCCTACAAGGACTTGAGTTACAAACAGGAACAGATGAAAAGTCGAGTAActatttttaatgatggccagaGCCATGTGCCAATGCTCAGAACTCTGATAATACATATACTAAAGGGTCCTTCCTTTGCCCTAGGCTAGACTCCAAAATCAGGATCTCAGTAAACTCTGGCCAGCCTGGCCCCATGGAAAGAGGACAGTGAGTCTGAGAAGTCCT comes from Symphalangus syndactylus isolate Jambi chromosome 11, NHGRI_mSymSyn1-v2.1_pri, whole genome shotgun sequence and encodes:
- the ANKS4B gene encoding ankyrin repeat and SAM domain-containing protein 4B, whose product is MSTRYHQAASDSYLELLKEATKRDLNLSDEDGMTPTLLAAYHGNLEALEIICSRGGDPDRCDIWGNTPLHFAASNGHAHCVSFLVNFGANIFALDNDLQTPLDAAASREQKECVALLDKAATAQNIMNPKKVTRLKEQAQKNARRQIKECERLQEKHQNKMARTYSKEESGTLSSSKGTFSRSSPSNASAPGTFGSLSKGIKDTFKIKFKKNKDTAEQVGKEGRSGQRNVMEVFREEEEDSFSGDFKEKLQLSAEEDSSVHHESILNRPGLGSIVFRRNRISSPEDISDSKRELGFKLPSELLQRQGALEADEGAADEEGEENGLKDDLPWDEDEVEWEEDVVDATPLEVFLLSQHLEEFLPIFKREQIDLEALLLCSDEDLQSIQMQLGPRKKILNAINRRKQVLQQPGQLVDTSL